A stretch of Longimicrobium terrae DNA encodes these proteins:
- a CDS encoding glycoside hydrolase family 32 protein, whose protein sequence is MNRAAMYLLATLCLLLSGCDSATGSDGLRALAVEPDYRPQYHFTAPTNWLNDPNGLVYYQGEYHLFYQYNPEGSTWGHMNWGHAVSRDLVRWEHLPVALREEDGWMMFSGSVVVDWQNTSGFGKDGEPPMVALYTGHRTRDNRQVQAVAYSTDRGRTWTKYGGNPVIDIGSTDFRDPKVFWYEPGQTWVMVVALSQERKVRFYSSPDLKQWTYLSDFGQLGSVWGVWECPDLFPLAVDGDPQNVRWVLEVDVSGGGPTGGSAGQYFLGRFDGTTFTLDGSAEPRWVDYGADFYASLSWSDIPRDDGRRVMLGWMNNQWYANAIPTSPFRGSMSIPRVLGLGSTPGGIRLVQQPAAELQSLRGTPVRVEGLELESRSVPLAERGVAGRAMEIIAEFEVGTATEVGLQVRQGGNEETLVGVNVAGSQLFVDRTRSGSTGFHPGFAARHAGPLTVRDGRVRLHVFVDWSSVEVFGGEGETVLTDQIFPTGVNDGVSVYARGGRARLVSLEAWPLSGAGIQAPSGN, encoded by the coding sequence TGCCTGCTGCTTTCGGGGTGTGATTCCGCGACCGGATCCGACGGGCTGCGCGCGCTGGCGGTGGAGCCGGACTACCGTCCCCAGTACCACTTCACCGCGCCCACCAACTGGCTGAACGATCCCAACGGGCTCGTCTACTACCAGGGGGAATATCACCTCTTCTACCAGTACAACCCCGAGGGAAGCACCTGGGGGCACATGAACTGGGGACACGCGGTGAGCCGCGACCTGGTGCGGTGGGAGCACCTGCCCGTGGCGCTGCGCGAGGAAGACGGGTGGATGATGTTTTCCGGGAGCGTGGTGGTGGACTGGCAGAACACCAGCGGCTTCGGCAAGGACGGCGAGCCGCCGATGGTGGCGCTGTACACCGGCCACCGCACGCGCGACAACCGGCAGGTGCAGGCGGTGGCCTACAGCACGGACCGCGGGCGCACCTGGACCAAGTACGGGGGCAACCCGGTCATCGACATCGGCTCCACGGACTTCCGTGATCCCAAGGTGTTCTGGTACGAGCCCGGCCAGACCTGGGTGATGGTGGTGGCCCTTTCGCAGGAGCGAAAGGTGCGCTTCTACTCGTCGCCGGACCTGAAGCAGTGGACGTACCTGAGCGACTTCGGGCAGCTGGGGAGCGTCTGGGGCGTGTGGGAGTGCCCCGACCTGTTCCCCCTGGCGGTGGACGGCGATCCGCAGAACGTGCGCTGGGTGCTGGAGGTGGACGTGTCCGGCGGCGGGCCCACCGGCGGCTCGGCGGGCCAGTACTTTCTGGGCCGGTTCGACGGCACCACCTTTACGCTGGACGGATCGGCGGAGCCCCGCTGGGTGGACTACGGCGCGGACTTCTACGCCTCGCTTTCCTGGTCCGACATCCCCCGCGACGACGGGCGGCGGGTGATGCTGGGGTGGATGAACAACCAGTGGTACGCCAATGCCATCCCCACCTCGCCGTTCCGGGGAAGCATGAGCATTCCGCGCGTTCTGGGGCTGGGCTCCACCCCCGGCGGTATCCGGCTGGTGCAGCAGCCCGCGGCGGAGCTGCAGTCGCTGCGCGGCACGCCGGTGCGGGTGGAGGGGCTGGAGCTGGAGTCCCGCAGCGTGCCGCTGGCGGAGCGTGGAGTGGCCGGGCGCGCCATGGAGATCATCGCCGAGTTCGAGGTGGGAACCGCCACCGAGGTGGGGCTCCAGGTTCGGCAGGGCGGAAACGAGGAAACGCTGGTGGGGGTGAACGTGGCGGGCTCGCAGCTGTTCGTGGACCGCACCCGGTCGGGGAGCACCGGCTTTCACCCCGGCTTTGCGGCCCGGCACGCGGGGCCGCTCACCGTGCGCGACGGCCGCGTGCGGCTGCACGTGTTCGTGGACTGGTCGTCGGTGGAGGTGTTCGGGGGCGAGGGCGAAACCGTGCTCACGGACCAGATCTTTCCCACCGGGGTGAACGACGGGGTTTCGGTGTACGCCCGTGGGGGCCGCGCCCGGCTGGTGTCGCTGGAGGCATGGCCGCTTTCCGGCGCCGGCATTCAGGCGCCGTCCGGCAACTGA
- a CDS encoding glycosyltransferase family 2 protein produces MPVPDEPSAECFRTTMQAPSQSGSAAGRPFPSASAAPRVTVMITAHNRPEELRATLRELRRQRYPSLELLVIDDASAESLEPVVRAEWPEARFHRNPQNLGLIGSRSLGMTLAGGDYILTLDDDSAPVDPDDIARAVRRFEREPRLGVLTFRIHEGLEPPPPAEPQAEQYMHSYIGCGHMMRSEVVRSVGAYRDFFVYYGEEGEYAVRVIDQGWSILFFPDVVVHHRLSPLNRSEGKITAYNLRNNLWTILLNVPFPRAAGEFSWKLMSYGMEIVRRGELRWGAWAIGSFAAGLPRVLRERKPVSPAGLRTYDALRFRRIETAQALAEARPPSAGERWEWFRTVWLRRRRGRGFWDRRPGGIGKSRWGTEAEE; encoded by the coding sequence ATGCCGGTGCCGGACGAGCCATCTGCGGAGTGCTTTCGTACAACCATGCAGGCCCCTTCACAATCCGGGAGCGCCGCGGGCCGGCCTTTCCCCTCCGCCTCCGCCGCGCCGCGGGTGACGGTGATGATCACCGCGCACAACCGCCCGGAGGAGCTGCGCGCCACGCTGCGCGAACTTCGCCGGCAGCGGTATCCGTCGCTGGAACTGCTGGTGATCGACGACGCCTCGGCGGAAAGCCTGGAGCCGGTGGTGCGCGCGGAGTGGCCGGAGGCGCGCTTTCACCGCAATCCGCAGAACCTGGGACTGATCGGCAGCCGCTCGCTGGGGATGACCCTGGCGGGCGGCGACTACATCCTTACGCTGGACGACGACAGCGCCCCGGTGGACCCGGACGACATCGCCCGCGCGGTGCGCCGGTTTGAGCGCGAGCCACGGCTGGGGGTGCTCACCTTCCGCATTCACGAGGGGCTGGAGCCGCCGCCCCCCGCGGAGCCGCAGGCCGAGCAGTACATGCACTCGTACATCGGGTGCGGGCACATGATGCGCAGCGAGGTGGTGCGCAGCGTGGGGGCGTACCGCGACTTCTTCGTCTACTACGGCGAGGAGGGCGAGTACGCGGTGCGGGTCATCGACCAGGGGTGGAGTATCCTCTTCTTTCCCGACGTGGTGGTGCATCACCGGCTGTCGCCGCTGAACCGCTCGGAAGGCAAGATCACCGCGTACAACCTGCGCAACAACCTGTGGACCATTCTGCTGAACGTGCCCTTTCCGCGCGCGGCGGGGGAGTTCAGCTGGAAGCTGATGTCGTACGGGATGGAGATCGTGCGGCGCGGCGAACTGCGGTGGGGCGCGTGGGCGATCGGCTCGTTCGCGGCCGGGCTGCCGCGGGTGCTGCGCGAGCGCAAGCCGGTGTCCCCCGCGGGGCTGCGGACGTACGACGCGCTGCGCTTCCGGCGGATTGAGACGGCGCAGGCGCTGGCCGAGGCGCGGCCGCCCTCCGCGGGGGAGCGGTGGGAGTGGTTCCGCACCGTCTGGCTCAGGCGGCGCCGCGGGCGGGGCTTCTGGGACCGCCGCCCCGGCGGCATCGGCAAGTCCCGGTGGGGCACCGAAGCGGAGGAGTGA
- a CDS encoding O-antigen polymerase has protein sequence MTAGTAASPPSPPAAGNPPSPLLRGAVWLALLAAAAGCVAGVVGNGQMGLEALMAVALGLLILAPIFVRLIRGEFDLFEPMVMVSAVYFLYFSAAPLIRFAMDDMVFVGRNFQDDYAEGLLTMFPCVLALWAGYSLPVGPSARRGPGPAWSPARARTLAWACAGCALLCMVLWARVAGRSVGIFFLPGLIGSASADSEGGTDVAYFFLAIEWFIPVLLILMAMGGLRGRGRQLGMLLFITIIYISIGFRYRIVVMWLAVGMLAYLRTGRRPSVLRMLPLGVAGLAFIGWLGQARLFFRSAGTIGKLGFDFRGTLLSAITDTRIFETFMAVQDVVPQFVDHAGIQPFVYPLVLPIPRFLWPGKPYPNWLLEIGGSIGTKEGLTLGAAVPHFGEYYMAFGWPGMLIGTFLFGMGVKVLWRWFKAAPDDPWRQVIFALHNAFLFQVIIRGYLAQIVQEWAFYMVPVLVIMWLSRRAARGGKDVAVA, from the coding sequence ATGACCGCAGGCACCGCCGCTTCGCCCCCTTCTCCCCCCGCCGCGGGGAATCCCCCGTCGCCGCTGCTGCGGGGGGCGGTGTGGCTGGCGCTGCTGGCCGCCGCAGCCGGGTGCGTGGCGGGGGTGGTGGGCAACGGGCAGATGGGGCTGGAGGCGCTGATGGCCGTGGCGCTGGGGCTGCTGATTCTGGCGCCCATCTTCGTACGGCTGATCCGGGGCGAGTTCGACCTGTTCGAGCCCATGGTGATGGTGTCGGCCGTGTACTTTCTGTACTTCTCGGCCGCGCCGCTCATCCGCTTCGCCATGGACGACATGGTGTTCGTGGGGCGCAACTTTCAGGACGACTACGCCGAGGGGCTGCTGACCATGTTCCCCTGCGTGCTCGCCCTGTGGGCCGGGTACTCGCTCCCCGTGGGCCCGTCCGCGCGCCGGGGCCCCGGGCCCGCGTGGAGCCCGGCCCGGGCGCGCACGCTGGCGTGGGCGTGCGCGGGGTGCGCGCTGCTGTGCATGGTGCTGTGGGCGCGGGTGGCCGGGCGCTCGGTGGGGATCTTCTTTCTCCCCGGCCTCATCGGCTCCGCGTCGGCGGACTCGGAGGGGGGAACGGACGTCGCCTACTTCTTTCTGGCGATCGAGTGGTTCATCCCCGTCCTGTTGATCCTGATGGCCATGGGCGGGCTGCGCGGCCGCGGCCGCCAGCTGGGAATGCTGCTGTTCATCACCATCATCTACATCAGCATCGGATTTCGCTACCGCATCGTGGTGATGTGGCTGGCGGTGGGCATGCTCGCCTACCTGCGAACCGGCAGGCGGCCCAGCGTCCTGCGCATGCTGCCGCTCGGGGTGGCGGGGCTGGCGTTCATCGGGTGGCTGGGGCAGGCGCGCCTGTTCTTTCGCTCCGCCGGCACCATCGGCAAGCTGGGCTTCGACTTCCGGGGCACGCTGCTTTCCGCCATCACCGACACGCGCATCTTCGAGACGTTCATGGCGGTGCAGGACGTGGTGCCCCAGTTCGTGGACCACGCCGGCATCCAGCCCTTCGTGTATCCGCTGGTGCTTCCCATCCCCCGCTTTCTGTGGCCGGGCAAGCCGTACCCCAACTGGCTGCTGGAAATCGGCGGCAGCATCGGGACCAAGGAGGGGCTTACGCTGGGCGCGGCCGTGCCCCACTTCGGCGAGTACTACATGGCCTTCGGGTGGCCGGGAATGCTGATCGGCACCTTCCTCTTCGGCATGGGCGTCAAGGTGCTGTGGCGGTGGTTCAAGGCGGCCCCGGACGATCCGTGGCGGCAGGTGATCTTTGCCCTGCACAACGCCTTTCTGTTTCAGGTCATCATCCGCGGCTACCTGGCGCAGATTGTTCAGGAGTGGGCGTTCTACATGGTGCCCGTGCTGGTGATCATGTGGCTGTCGCGGCGCGCGGCGCGTGGCGGGAAGGATGTGGCGGTTGCCTAG